The genomic interval GCGCGCTTGCCGCGGAACCGGCGCTGTTGCTGATGGACGAGCCCTTCGGCGCGCTCGACCCGATTATCCGCGCCAAGGCGCAGGAAGACCTGCTCAAGATCCAGCGGCAGTTCTCGACCACCGTGGTGCTGGTCACCCACGACATGGACGAGGCGATCCTGCTCGGCCACCGGATCGGCGTGATGCATGAGGGCAAGCTGCTGCAATATGCGCCGCCCGCCGAAATCATTGCCCATCCGGCCTCCGACTTCGTCAATGAACTGCTCGGCACCGGCGACAAGGCGTTCCGCATGCTGTCGCTGACGGCGGCGTCGAAAATGGTGGAGGAAGGCCCCGCCGAGGGACCGCCCATCGCCGATACCGCGAGCCTCAGGGATGCGCTGGCGCAGATCCTCTGGACCGGACGCGATGCCGTGCCGGTGGCGCGCGACGGCGTCATCATCGGCCGCATCACCCGCGAAAGACTGTTGCAGCGGGCGGAAGGTCCGGCTTCATGAAGCTTGCAATGCTCACAAGGCTGGCGCTTCTGGCGCTGCTCGTGGCCTTCATCGTCACGCCCGAGACCTTCGCGCCGGTGTTCGAGCCGTTCACGCAGAACAACGCGCCTGCGATCTACACCCAGTCAAGCATATTGTCGCTGACGCTCAGCCACCTTGCGCTTGTGGGGCTGGCGACGCTCGCCGCAACGCTGTTTTCGGTCAGCCTCGCGATCATCGTCACCCGGCCCTTCGGCGTCGAATTCCTGCCGCTGTCGCGCTCGATCGCCAATATCGGCCAGACCTTTCCGCCGGTCGCCGTGCTGGCGCTGGCCGTGCCGATCTTCGGCTTCGGACCGATCCCGACGCTGATCGCGCTGTTTCTCTACGGGTTGCTGCCGATCTTCGAGAACGCGCTGACGGGGCTGACCAACCTGCCGGGCAATGTCTCGGAGGCCGCGCGCGGCGCGGGCATGACGGGATGGCAGCGGCTGGCCCAGGTGGAATTTCCGCTGGCCTTCCCCGTCATCCTCGCCGGCATAAGGCTTTCGGTGGTGATCTCGCTGGCGACAGCCACGATCGGCTCGACGGTGGCGGCCAAGACACTGGGCGAGGTCATCATCGCCGGGCTGTTGTCCAACAACACCGCCTTCGTGCTGCAGGGCGGCCTCGTGGTCGGCGTGCTGGCGCTTCTGATCCATGACGGGCTGGTCATGGTCGAACGCGCCATGGCACGGCGCACCGGAAGGCTGGCATAAAGGAATAGAATCCTACGCCGCCCTCACCGCTTCAGGACTTCGCGTCCTCGAACCGCTGCCAGATGCCGTCCAGCGCCCTCGACAGCGCACGATAAGCCCCATCTTCCTTCAGATGCGCCAGCACCTGTTCATTGGTGCCGCCGCGGGTGGCGGATTCCTTTGTGAGATCGCCAAAGGAGTGCTCCGGTGCGTTTTTCGCGGTGGCGGCAAGGGCGTAGAACACCGCGCCGGAAAATTCCCGGGCCTTGTCGGCCGGCACGTTTTTCGCCGCCAGCCAGTCGGCGATCGTCTCGTAATAGGCGAACGCACCGGCAAGGGTGGCGGTGGCGACGCAGAGCGCCTGGTATTCCCCGGCGGTTTCGACCGCGACCGGCGTGCCGAGCGGCTCGAACAGGTCGACCACCTCCCGATGCGGCGGATGGATCGGCGTCGGGCCGCCATGAAAGGCGACGGCGGGCAGCGGCGTGACCAGCGTGACCTTCTGCGCCGGCGTCGTCAGCTTTTCGATCTGCTCCACGCCATAGGTCGCCATGAACGAGACGACATGATGCGCGGGGCCGAATTTCAGGCCTTCGAGAATACCCACGGCATCCTGCGGGCGCAGCGCCAGGCAGACCATCTCCGCCCCGTCGATGACATCCTGATTGCTGCCCGCGACCGCGACGTTTTCGAACCTGTCTGCAAGGTCGCGCGCGATCGCCTCATTGCGCGGCGAAACGAGGATCGCGGGCTTTTCGCCCTCGACCGTGGAAAGGCCGGTGACCACGGCCCGGGTGATTTCGCCGGTTCCGATAAATCCGATCGTCATGGCGGTCTCCTTTGCTGTTTGGCGCGCACCATAAGAACTACGCACCGGTTTGGAAACGGCGGAGCGAAAAAAGAAAGCCGCCGGGGGTCGCCGGCGGCTCAATCTCTTGCGAAGTTCTCTCACCCGGTCCCGTCATGCCGGCCTTGAGCCGGTATCCAGGCCTGCATTGCAATACATTGGCGACAGATAGGCGTCTCACCGCCCTGGACCCCGGATCAAGCCCGGGGTGACGGAGAATTATAGGGCCTTTCAAGCGGCGCGCGCCGTCTTCAGCGCATTGGTCCACCAGACGAGGTCATCGGTCATCGCCTTGGCGCCATCGATCAGATAGGGGAAATCGGCCATGGTCTTGCCTTCACGCAGGATGCCGAGCAGTTCCGTCATGCCGATATGGACATTGTATTTGAGCGAGGCGACCTGAAGCTCCGCCAGGATCAGGCGAAGCTGCTCGACGGCGCGCGCGCCGCCCGTGCCGCCATAGGCGAGGAAGGTGGCGGGCTTGCGGTTGAATTCCTTATAGGCGTAGTCGAGCGCATTCTTCAAAACGCCGGTGATGCTGTGGTTATATTCGGCGACCGTGAAGACGAAGCCGTCAAGGCTTTCGAGCTTCTCGCCCCAGCGGCGGGCGACGTCGTTTTCCGGCGGCACCCAGGCCGGCGACATCTTTTCCTCGAAGAACGGCATCGGATAGTCGCGCAGGTCGACCACCTCGAAATCAGCGTCGTCGCGGTCCTTGACGATGTCGAGATACCAGTTGAGCGGATGGTCGGCGAACCGCCCCTCGCGGGTGCTGCCGACGATGATGCCGATCTTGGGTCTGGTCACGGGAAACTCCTTGGTTATGAACAGTAACCAGCGAGTTAAACGTAACCGACCATGCCCGCAAGACGGCACTTTTTCATGCCTCGCTTACCTTCAGGTAACCGCCTTGTCTTTGGCCAGGTCGAAGGCGATCTGCGATTGATAGATGTCCCTGGCATTGTCCTTCGTCCACTCGAACAGGGGCACCATCGCCTGCTGCAGCCCGAGCCCACGCTCCGACAGTTCATATTCGACGCGCGGCGGAATGGTCGGGTAGACGGTGCGGATGACCAGGCCATCGCGCTCCAGATGCCGCAGCGTGACAGTCAGCATCCGCTGCGAGATGCCGCCGATGGCGCGGTGCAGTTCCTTGAACCGGATCGGCTCGCCCTGCTCCAGAACGCGCATCACCAGGATGGTCCACTTGTCGCCGATCCGCGACAGCAGGTTACTGATCGGACGGCAGTCCTCGGGCAGATGATCGGGATGCATGGCGGGCGCTCCGGTTACGTTCGGTGCGCAGGTTACCGGAATGCGGGGCGGAGTTCAAATTCCGGGGCACAATCGGGCTGCAGGAACTTCCGACAGTCTCCGCCCGCGCCTGTCGAAAAACCCATCCAAAACAATCTCTCCCCTTGAGGGAGAGATGCCCCGACAGGGGCAGAGAGGGGTGAACCCTCTCCGAGAGCATGGAATATGCGGCTTACGCCCTTTACCCCTCTCTGTCGCTTTCGCGACATCTCCCCCCTTGAGGCAGGGCTATCGCATATGAGCGATCATTGAGATTAGGAAGGTATCGTCCCATCCGGCTTTTTTCATTTTGCGCCGGATGGACGCCTTGTCCGGGTGGTGTCGGATGATGTTGAGAGCGAGCTTGCGAAGGATCGAGAGGTTCCGGGGCCCGTGATCCTTTCGGTTTCTGGCGGCGTCTTCGCAGAAGGCGACGTCGAGCACCCAGTGCAGTTGGTTCTCGATCGTCCAGTGCGCTCTGGCGATGTCCAGAAAGGCGGTAGCGCTGACTGACCTGGACAGCAGGAAATGTCGGATGTGACGCGTTTGCCGGCCATCGGGCTCCACCCGGATGCTTTCAAGCCGTGCGATCGCCTTGACGCCGGGAAAATCCATTCCTTCCGCCTTGACGATGACGGCGCGTCGGGTTTCGGTTCTGTCATGGGCCTTGCCATCGGCCTTTTCGGCTCTGTCGGGGTTGCTTTCCTTTTCAAGCAGGGCGATCGCCCGGTTGAGAAGGCCCGGTTGGTTGCCCTTGAGTGCAAGCGCATAGTCGGCGCCGGTCTTGAGAATGGCAGAGGCTGTGTCTGCCCTGCAATGCAGCGCGTCAGCCGTGACGATGCAGCCATCCAGCGACAAGCATGAAAGAGCTTGCAGAACGCCTTTGACTTCACTGCGGCCCGGCGCGAGCTGCTGGCCGATGACCATGCGCTGGTCGGCGGCCCAGATGTTGACCAGATGCAGGGGCGAGGCCTTGTCGCCGCGTTTGTAGGCCCCGCGCACGGCCTTGCCGTCGATGGCGATGACGCCGCTGATGGATTTTGCGAAAGCCTGCGCGAAGCGTGCAAAGACCGTTTCGAAAGCCTCAGGGTCGATATGTCTGAAAACATTCGAGAAAACGTCGTGACTGGGAGTGCCGTAAGGCAGAGGCACGATCTCCTTCAAAAGCTTGTGCTTGGAGACGCCAAAGTCGGCCATGTCCTGACAGGTTTCGGCCCCGCACAGCACCGCGGCCAAGGCAATGAACAAAACGCTGTTCAGCGAATAGCGGACATTGGCCGCCCGAGGGTCCGGAACCGACCCGAAAAGAGACGCAAATCCGTCCATCCAACCCTCCACAACAGAAAGGCTGAAGATGAATCGATTTGCGTCAAATATTCAATAGCTTAAAAGCCATACGCGATTCCCCTGCCCTCAAGGGGGGAGATTAGGGGTTGATACGCCCAATTCAAATGCGGTTGGACAGGGGTACCCACAAAGGATCAGCCCCGTTCCTACCTACCCTACGCCGCCTTCGACTTGTTCTGGCGGTTTTCGATCAGGTCGTCGACGACGCCGGGATCGGCCAGCGTCGAGGTGTCGCCGAGCGCGCCGAAATCGTCCTCGGCGATCTTGCGCAGGATACGGCGCATGATCTTGCCGGAACGGGTCTTTGGCAGGCCGGGGGCGAACTGGATCTTGTCCGGCGTGGCGATCGGGCCGATCTCGGAGCGGACCCACTTGATCAGCTCCTGACGCAATGCCTCGTCGCCCTCGTGGTCGCTCATCAGGCTGACATAGCAGTAGATGCCCTGCCCCTTGACCGGATGCGGATAGCCGACCACGGCGGCCTCGGACACGAAGTGGTGCGAGACCAGCGCGCTTTCGATTTCCGCCGTGCCGAGCCGGTGGCCGGAAACGTTGAGCACGTCGTCGACGCGGCCGGTGATCCAGTAATAGCCGTCCTCATCGCGCCGGCAGCCGTCGCCGGTGAAATACTTGCCCTTGTAGGTGGAGAAATAGGTCTGGATGAAGCGGTTATGGTCGCCATAGACCGAGCGCGCCTGCCCCGGCCAGCTGTCAGTGATGCAGAGATTGCCATCAGCCGTACCTTCCAGCACCTGGCCCTCATTGTCGACAAGCTGCGGCTGGACGCCGAAGAACGGCGTCGTCGCCGAGCCCGGCTTCAGGGCGGTCGCACCCGGGAACGGCGTGATCATCATGCCCCCGGTCTCGGTCTGCCACCAGGTATCGACGATCGGGCAGCGCTCCTCCCCAACGACGCGGTAATACCATTCCCAGGCCTCCGGATTGATCGGCTCGCCGACCGAGCCGAGCAGGCGCAGGCTTTGCCGCGACGACTTCGTCACCAGCTCGTCGCCGGCGCCCATCAGCGCGCGGATCGCAGTCGGCGCGGTATAGAGGATGTTGACCTGATGCTTGTCGACCACTTCCCAGAACCGGCCGGCATCCGGGAAGGTCGGCACGCCCTCGAACATCAGCGTGGTGGCGCCGTTGGCGAGCGGGCCGTAGACGATGTAGGAATGGCCGGTGACCCAGCCGACATCGGCCGCGCACCAGAAAATCTCGCCCTCGCGATAGTCGAACACATATTCGTGCGTCATCGAGGTCCAGACGAGATAGCCGCCGGTGGTGTGCAGCACGCCCTTGGGCTTGCCGGTCGAGCCCGACGTATAGAGGATGAACAGCGGATCCTCCGCCTTCATCTTCACCGGCGGGCAATCGCCCTTGACGGTCTTGATCTCCTCGTGATGCCAGAGGTCGCGGCCGCGCGCCCAGCCGACCTTGCCGCCGGTGCGGCGGATGCAGAGCACATGGTTGACCATGACATACTGCTTGGCGGCGATATCGATGGCGAGATCGACATTTTCCTTGAGCTGGATCGGCTTGCCGCCGCGCACGCCTTGGTCGCAGGTGATCACGAAAGTGCTCTCGCAATCGACGATGCGGCCTGCCAGCGCCTCCGGCGAGAAGCCGGCGAACACCACCGAGTGGATCGCGCCGATGCGCGCGCAGGCGAGCATCGCGTAGGCTGCTTCCGGCACCATCGGCATGTAGATCGTCACCCGGTCGCCCTTCTTGACGCCGTGCTTCTTCATCACGTTCGCCATGCGGCAGACCTGATCGTACAGCTGGTTATAGGTGATCTTCTTGTCGATATAGGGGTTGTCGCCTTCCCAGATGATCGCGGTCTCCTCGCCGCGGGTCTTCAGGTGGCGGTCGATGCAGTTGTAGGAGACGTTGGTCTGGCCATCCTCGAACCACTTGATCGAGACCCGGCCCTTGAAGGATGTGTTCTTGACCTTGGTATAGGGCTTGAACCAGTCGATCCGGCGGCCGTGACGGTCCCAGAAGATCTCCGGCTCCTCCACGCTTTCCTTGTACCATTTGTCATATTTCGCAGCGTCGATCTTTGCGCGCGCGCTTGCCGATTTCGGCACGGGATAGGTTTTTGACGACATCGTTTCCTCCTAACGGCAATTCCACGAGAACCGCTTAACCGGGCGGAATTGCGACACAATCAATAGATGGAGCGTTTTCGCCTTTCACGGAAAGGCGGAAAGGCTCAAAAAACCGGGGCTCCTCCATTGATTCCCATTCATACAGCCTGATTGGACGAGTTCAATAAGACATTGGTCAATTCCCGCCGGATCAATTGCAATTGCGACATTTTGCCTTTATATGAACGCCCATGATTTCCCGGAAATAGTGGCAAACACCCACGGACCGCGACACCGGCGCGGACGATAGAAGGACTATATCCAATGGCGCAAAAGCTGCTCATGCCCAAGGCGACTGCCGTATGGCTCGTGGACAACACGGCCTTGTCGTTCGACCAGATCGCCGAATTGTGCGCTCTGCATCCGCTGGAAGTAAAGGCGATCGCCGACGGCGAATCCGCCCAGGGCATCAAGGGCCTCGACCCGATCTCCACCGGCCAGCTTTCCCGCGACGAGATCGAGCGCGCGGAAAAGAACCCGAACCACAAGCTGAAGCTTTCCGAACCGAAGGTGCGGGTGCCGGAATCCAAGCGCAAGGGCCCGCGCTACACCCCGGTTTCCAAGCGCCAGGACCGCCCGAACGCGATCCTGTGGCTGGTGCGCAACCATCCGGAACTGAAGGACGCGCAGATCTCCCGCCTCGTCGGCACCACCAAGTCGACGATCGAGCAGATCCGCAACCGCACCCACTGGAACGCGGCCAATCTCGTGCCGATGGACCCGGTGACGCTCGGCCTTTGCAGCCAGATCGATCTCGACCTCGAAGTCAGCAAGTCCGCCAAGGACCGGCCCCTGCCCTCTGCCGACGAGATGGACAATGCGACGCTCGCTTCGGCTCAGGACACCGAAAACCTCGGTACGGACAATGACAAGGGCATGTCCGCCGACGAAGTGTTCTCCCGCTTCGCCTCACTCGGCAATTCCGTCAAGGATGACGACGAGAACGACGACGACGACCGCTAAGGCGTTTCCGGCCGAGGCCACATCATTGCGGAACGATCGAGGGGGCGCGAGCCCC from Martelella mediterranea DSM 17316 carries:
- the acs gene encoding acetate--CoA ligase; its protein translation is MSSKTYPVPKSASARAKIDAAKYDKWYKESVEEPEIFWDRHGRRIDWFKPYTKVKNTSFKGRVSIKWFEDGQTNVSYNCIDRHLKTRGEETAIIWEGDNPYIDKKITYNQLYDQVCRMANVMKKHGVKKGDRVTIYMPMVPEAAYAMLACARIGAIHSVVFAGFSPEALAGRIVDCESTFVITCDQGVRGGKPIQLKENVDLAIDIAAKQYVMVNHVLCIRRTGGKVGWARGRDLWHHEEIKTVKGDCPPVKMKAEDPLFILYTSGSTGKPKGVLHTTGGYLVWTSMTHEYVFDYREGEIFWCAADVGWVTGHSYIVYGPLANGATTLMFEGVPTFPDAGRFWEVVDKHQVNILYTAPTAIRALMGAGDELVTKSSRQSLRLLGSVGEPINPEAWEWYYRVVGEERCPIVDTWWQTETGGMMITPFPGATALKPGSATTPFFGVQPQLVDNEGQVLEGTADGNLCITDSWPGQARSVYGDHNRFIQTYFSTYKGKYFTGDGCRRDEDGYYWITGRVDDVLNVSGHRLGTAEIESALVSHHFVSEAAVVGYPHPVKGQGIYCYVSLMSDHEGDEALRQELIKWVRSEIGPIATPDKIQFAPGLPKTRSGKIMRRILRKIAEDDFGALGDTSTLADPGVVDDLIENRQNKSKAA
- a CDS encoding ABC transporter ATP-binding protein → MIEIDGITKVYGKARAVDNVSLTVERGELAAIVGTSGSGKTTLMRMINRLVEPTSGTIRIDGRDNRDLPAYELRRGIGYAIQGHGLFPHRTVAENIATVPKLLGWDRKKRDDRVDELLTLFNLEPELYRDRMPQELSGGQKQRIGVARALAAEPALLLMDEPFGALDPIIRAKAQEDLLKIQRQFSTTVVLVTHDMDEAILLGHRIGVMHEGKLLQYAPPAEIIAHPASDFVNELLGTGDKAFRMLSLTAASKMVEEGPAEGPPIADTASLRDALAQILWTGRDAVPVARDGVIIGRITRERLLQRAEGPAS
- a CDS encoding winged helix-turn-helix transcriptional regulator, producing the protein MHPDHLPEDCRPISNLLSRIGDKWTILVMRVLEQGEPIRFKELHRAIGGISQRMLTVTLRHLERDGLVIRTVYPTIPPRVEYELSERGLGLQQAMVPLFEWTKDNARDIYQSQIAFDLAKDKAVT
- a CDS encoding NADPH-dependent FMN reductase; this translates as MTRPKIGIIVGSTREGRFADHPLNWYLDIVKDRDDADFEVVDLRDYPMPFFEEKMSPAWVPPENDVARRWGEKLESLDGFVFTVAEYNHSITGVLKNALDYAYKEFNRKPATFLAYGGTGGARAVEQLRLILAELQVASLKYNVHIGMTELLGILREGKTMADFPYLIDGAKAMTDDLVWWTNALKTARAA
- a CDS encoding ABC transporter permease, which gives rise to MLTRLALLALLVAFIVTPETFAPVFEPFTQNNAPAIYTQSSILSLTLSHLALVGLATLAATLFSVSLAIIVTRPFGVEFLPLSRSIANIGQTFPPVAVLALAVPIFGFGPIPTLIALFLYGLLPIFENALTGLTNLPGNVSEAARGAGMTGWQRLAQVEFPLAFPVILAGIRLSVVISLATATIGSTVAAKTLGEVIIAGLLSNNTAFVLQGGLVVGVLALLIHDGLVMVERAMARRTGRLA
- a CDS encoding ISAs1 family transposase, with the translated sequence MDGFASLFGSVPDPRAANVRYSLNSVLFIALAAVLCGAETCQDMADFGVSKHKLLKEIVPLPYGTPSHDVFSNVFRHIDPEAFETVFARFAQAFAKSISGVIAIDGKAVRGAYKRGDKASPLHLVNIWAADQRMVIGQQLAPGRSEVKGVLQALSCLSLDGCIVTADALHCRADTASAILKTGADYALALKGNQPGLLNRAIALLEKESNPDRAEKADGKAHDRTETRRAVIVKAEGMDFPGVKAIARLESIRVEPDGRQTRHIRHFLLSRSVSATAFLDIARAHWTIENQLHWVLDVAFCEDAARNRKDHGPRNLSILRKLALNIIRHHPDKASIRRKMKKAGWDDTFLISMIAHMR
- a CDS encoding DUF1013 domain-containing protein produces the protein MAQKLLMPKATAVWLVDNTALSFDQIAELCALHPLEVKAIADGESAQGIKGLDPISTGQLSRDEIERAEKNPNHKLKLSEPKVRVPESKRKGPRYTPVSKRQDRPNAILWLVRNHPELKDAQISRLVGTTKSTIEQIRNRTHWNAANLVPMDPVTLGLCSQIDLDLEVSKSAKDRPLPSADEMDNATLASAQDTENLGTDNDKGMSADEVFSRFASLGNSVKDDDENDDDDR
- a CDS encoding pyrroline-5-carboxylate reductase — encoded protein: MTIGFIGTGEITRAVVTGLSTVEGEKPAILVSPRNEAIARDLADRFENVAVAGSNQDVIDGAEMVCLALRPQDAVGILEGLKFGPAHHVVSFMATYGVEQIEKLTTPAQKVTLVTPLPAVAFHGGPTPIHPPHREVVDLFEPLGTPVAVETAGEYQALCVATATLAGAFAYYETIADWLAAKNVPADKAREFSGAVFYALAATAKNAPEHSFGDLTKESATRGGTNEQVLAHLKEDGAYRALSRALDGIWQRFEDAKS